The following proteins come from a genomic window of Chitinivorax sp. B:
- a CDS encoding GspMb/PilO family protein gives MASTLSPLIWLTQRYVRQLGLPGLIGLAGIILGSAYFVLWQPTQQAALQQLERDLKLGQQQPKKLQATNPAIQGRVLAAALPPIDTLPDWLDAMADVAATTKVTLGKTQYQLSPVNGLPVQRYQLTLTVKGSYLNVRQFMQQLISGIPHVAIDGVALERASITQPTVDATLRLSFFLQGAA, from the coding sequence ATGGCAAGCACGTTAAGTCCACTGATCTGGCTCACCCAACGTTATGTTCGACAGCTGGGCCTGCCCGGCTTGATCGGCCTGGCAGGAATCATCTTGGGTAGCGCTTATTTTGTGCTCTGGCAACCCACCCAGCAAGCTGCATTACAGCAACTGGAACGTGATCTGAAACTAGGGCAGCAGCAACCAAAAAAATTGCAGGCCACCAATCCAGCCATACAGGGCCGAGTCTTGGCTGCGGCCTTACCGCCCATCGACACCCTGCCAGACTGGCTGGATGCCATGGCAGATGTCGCCGCCACGACCAAGGTCACCCTGGGCAAGACTCAATATCAACTCAGCCCAGTCAACGGCTTACCGGTACAGCGATATCAGTTGACGCTGACCGTCAAAGGCAGCTACTTGAATGTACGACAATTCATGCAACAGCTAATCAGTGGTATTCCGCATGTCGCCATTGATGGTGTGGCCTTAGAGCGGGCCAGCATCACTCAGCCGACCGTAGATGCCACCCTGCGCTTGAGCTTCTTCTTACAGGGGGCTGCATGA
- a CDS encoding GspE/PulE family protein, whose translation MLSLSLPMLTELRQQAHAQQSHVVELLKTQHGLSDQDALQQLANVTHFPTQNLASLQQATPAFELIAYADALAHHCAAIRDDTGQLALLLTDPFDAACIMWAEQQLSEPAPWYLITPAEMTALLRQWERTERAVDRLDTGSHAEDNRQQVAASISLTSIAGESSAAVKLVDSTIYDALMAGASDIHIEVHASGLCIRYRLDGVLTQVKQLSGIELAEQAISRLKVMSELDIAERRIPQDGRFKAIVSGREIDFRVSIMPSAFGEDAVLRVLDKQALASSMEGLRLESLGFDPDMRHAIRRLSKEPYGMLLVTGPTGSGKSTTLYAAIGEINTGEDKIITIEDPIEYQLPGVLQIPVNEKKGLTFSRGLRSILRHDPDKILVGEIRDADTAQIAVQAALTGHLVFTTVHANNVFDVLGRFTHMGVDAYNFVSALNGIVAQRLVRVLCTRCATLHQPDADLLTESGLDGQDLTAFRFMRGQGCGECRGTGYKGRKAIAELLQFSDSIRELIISRAPVTQLKEAATQQGYQPLRMAAMDMVKQGLTSLQEINRVTFVA comes from the coding sequence ATGCTGTCGCTCTCCCTGCCCATGCTGACTGAGCTGCGCCAACAGGCACATGCCCAGCAAAGCCATGTGGTCGAACTGCTCAAAACACAGCACGGGCTGAGTGATCAGGATGCGCTACAGCAGTTAGCCAACGTCACCCATTTTCCAACCCAAAATCTGGCTAGCCTGCAGCAGGCCACGCCAGCGTTTGAGTTGATTGCCTATGCTGATGCACTGGCACACCATTGTGCAGCCATTCGGGATGACACCGGTCAATTGGCCTTGTTGCTGACCGACCCGTTCGATGCAGCTTGCATCATGTGGGCAGAGCAGCAATTATCTGAGCCGGCACCATGGTATCTGATCACGCCAGCAGAAATGACAGCCCTGCTACGCCAATGGGAACGTACCGAACGCGCGGTCGATCGGCTGGATACCGGCAGCCACGCTGAAGACAACCGCCAACAGGTGGCAGCCAGCATTTCCTTGACTTCCATTGCGGGTGAATCCAGCGCAGCGGTCAAACTGGTGGATTCCACCATTTATGATGCACTGATGGCTGGCGCATCCGATATACACATCGAAGTACATGCCAGTGGCCTGTGCATTCGGTATCGGTTGGATGGTGTACTGACACAGGTAAAGCAGTTGTCCGGAATAGAGTTGGCAGAACAGGCCATTTCCCGCCTCAAGGTGATGTCCGAGCTGGACATTGCCGAACGCCGCATACCGCAGGATGGCCGATTCAAAGCGATCGTCAGCGGTCGCGAGATTGATTTCCGAGTATCGATCATGCCCAGTGCATTTGGTGAGGATGCCGTACTTCGCGTGCTCGACAAACAAGCATTGGCCAGTTCAATGGAGGGATTGCGGCTGGAAAGCCTGGGCTTTGACCCAGACATGCGTCATGCCATCCGTCGCTTGTCCAAAGAACCCTATGGCATGCTGTTGGTCACCGGGCCCACAGGCTCAGGCAAAAGTACCACGTTGTACGCAGCCATTGGCGAAATCAATACCGGCGAAGACAAAATCATCACCATTGAAGATCCGATCGAATATCAGTTGCCAGGTGTTTTGCAGATTCCAGTCAACGAGAAGAAAGGCCTGACCTTCTCACGTGGCCTGCGTTCGATCCTGCGGCACGACCCAGATAAAATCCTGGTCGGCGAGATCCGCGATGCCGATACTGCACAGATTGCCGTGCAAGCGGCCCTAACCGGCCATTTGGTCTTCACCACCGTGCACGCCAACAATGTATTCGATGTACTGGGGCGTTTTACCCACATGGGGGTGGATGCCTACAATTTTGTCTCTGCTTTGAACGGCATCGTTGCACAACGGTTGGTACGGGTACTATGCACCCGTTGCGCTACGCTTCATCAACCTGATGCCGATCTGCTCACCGAATCCGGACTGGACGGACAGGACCTGACGGCATTTCGCTTCATGCGTGGTCAGGGGTGTGGCGAATGCCGTGGCACCGGCTACAAGGGCCGCAAAGCGATTGCCGAGCTGCTGCAGTTCTCCGATTCGATCCGTGAACTGATCATCAGCCGCGCTCCAGTCACCCAATTGAAGGAAGCCGCAACCCAACAAGGCTATCAGCCTTTGCGAATGGCCGCGATGGACATGGTCAAGCAAGGTCTCACCAGTTTGCAGGAAATCAATCGTGTTACCTTTGTGGCGTAA
- a CDS encoding type II secretion system F family protein: MRHYQAKILKNGQLAVFTFDASSDDEARSRATEGGATLVSLKAAGGSLRWPTLQRHGFDLVLFSQELTGLLDAGLSVIEALEGLSEKSTGGVYQRVIKVLVAALYEGKSLSQAMALQPDAFPEIYIAGIQASEQTSGLVTALSRYVSYRQQAEVLRKRLIGASIYPAIVFVVGVGVSLFLLIYLVPKFSQVYEGMPNKLPTLSQWLLTWGGFASQHLGWVLGTLTLLIVGTIGALASQRVRAKLLNLLLTIPAFNRAWYLVQLTRLYRSLGMLLVGGIPLVKALNLCTQLLPPSLQPRLSQAEQGVREGLSLSTVFDKQHLSTPVATRMLRVGERSGQLGDMLLRIAQLNDEDIERLTDKIMRIFPPLLLLAIAMFVGTIVVLMYLPIFDLAGSL; this comes from the coding sequence TTCACGCGCGACTGAAGGCGGCGCGACGCTGGTATCGCTCAAGGCAGCCGGTGGTAGCCTGCGCTGGCCCACGCTGCAACGGCACGGATTTGATCTAGTCCTGTTCTCGCAAGAACTGACCGGCTTGCTGGATGCAGGACTATCAGTCATTGAAGCATTGGAAGGCTTATCTGAGAAATCCACTGGCGGGGTTTACCAGCGGGTCATCAAGGTGCTGGTCGCCGCGCTGTATGAGGGCAAATCGTTGTCACAAGCGATGGCTCTGCAGCCAGATGCCTTTCCGGAAATCTACATCGCCGGCATTCAAGCCAGTGAACAGACCAGTGGATTGGTGACGGCCTTGTCTCGCTATGTGAGTTATCGCCAACAGGCTGAAGTACTGCGTAAAAGACTGATCGGCGCATCAATCTACCCTGCCATCGTGTTTGTAGTGGGGGTTGGGGTATCGCTGTTCCTACTGATCTATCTAGTACCCAAGTTCAGCCAGGTATATGAAGGCATGCCCAACAAGCTGCCCACACTATCCCAATGGCTGTTGACCTGGGGAGGGTTTGCCTCGCAACACCTGGGCTGGGTGCTGGGCACCTTGACATTGCTGATTGTGGGTACCATTGGCGCATTGGCATCGCAACGCGTGCGGGCCAAGCTGTTGAATCTGTTGTTGACCATCCCAGCATTCAACCGGGCTTGGTATCTGGTACAGCTAACCCGCCTGTATCGTTCACTGGGTATGTTGCTGGTGGGTGGTATCCCCTTGGTCAAGGCTCTGAACCTGTGTACACAGTTGCTCCCCCCTTCGCTGCAACCACGACTGTCTCAGGCCGAACAAGGCGTGCGCGAAGGCTTGAGTCTATCGACAGTCTTTGACAAACAACACCTGTCCACACCAGTCGCCACCCGCATGCTGCGTGTAGGTGAGCGAAGTGGACAGTTAGGCGATATGCTGTTGCGTATTGCCCAACTGAATGACGAAGATATCGAGCGCCTGACCGACAAGATCATGCGCATCTTCCCCCCCTTGTTATTACTGGCCATTGCGATGTTTGTCGGGACCATTGTCGTGCTGATGTATCTACCCATTTTTGATCTGGCCGGGAGCTTGTAA